A part of Limihaloglobus sulfuriphilus genomic DNA contains:
- a CDS encoding exosortase/archaeosortase family protein has translation MTESISISPSENQTKYEWKSLGFHSFIKMAVIGFLFACLFWTEISDIVNRWVSDSSWSHGFLIPLFSLYFINQKKNQILSTEIKPSYLGLAAFVFFLFLYVFNGIFLKYAYGMPLIMIASLGAIILFQLGWKQVKYMWLPVAYLFFAVPLPERIYREITIPMRQLASTIAAGLLNLVPELEATATGVIIDVIYKGEPFEPSLNVAEACSGMRLLMAFVALGVAMAYLHDRPVWQRLVLLCSTVPIAILCNIVRVTVTGFIYILFDPKYAQGIYHDMLGMLMLPLAFVFYGFIAWFMENLIVEEDKEPKGKVVLVSRREDQ, from the coding sequence ATGACAGAGAGCATATCAATAAGCCCCTCAGAAAACCAGACTAAATACGAATGGAAGTCATTAGGCTTCCATTCGTTTATTAAAATGGCCGTTATCGGCTTTCTTTTTGCATGTCTTTTCTGGACTGAGATATCTGATATTGTGAACCGCTGGGTGAGCGACAGCAGCTGGTCACACGGTTTCCTTATACCTCTTTTCAGTCTTTATTTTATAAATCAGAAAAAGAACCAGATACTTTCTACAGAGATTAAGCCGTCCTATCTGGGACTTGCGGCGTTTGTCTTTTTTCTTTTTCTATACGTATTCAACGGTATTTTCCTCAAATATGCCTACGGTATGCCGCTGATCATGATAGCTTCACTTGGAGCGATAATTCTTTTTCAGCTCGGCTGGAAACAGGTAAAATATATGTGGCTTCCGGTTGCGTATCTTTTCTTCGCGGTTCCTCTGCCCGAGCGGATATACAGAGAGATTACCATACCGATGCGGCAGCTTGCCTCGACGATTGCCGCGGGACTTTTAAATCTGGTTCCCGAGCTGGAGGCAACCGCTACAGGCGTTATAATCGACGTTATTTACAAGGGAGAGCCGTTTGAGCCTTCACTTAACGTTGCCGAGGCGTGCAGCGGTATGAGGCTTCTGATGGCTTTTGTCGCGCTGGGCGTTGCGATGGCGTATCTGCATGACAGGCCGGTATGGCAAAGGCTGGTTCTTCTGTGCAGCACAGTTCCGATCGCGATACTCTGTAATATTGTCAGGGTTACGGTAACGGGATTTATCTATATTCTGTTCGACCCGAAATACGCCCAGGGCATTTACCATGATATGCTGGGTATGCTGATGCTTCCGTTGGCGTTTGTCTTTTACGGGTTTATTGCCTGGTTTATGGAAAACCTTATCGTAGAAGAAGATAAAGAGCCCAAGGGCAAGGTGGTTCTTGTCAGCCGCAGGGAGGATCAGTAA
- a CDS encoding polysaccharide biosynthesis/export family protein, whose translation MKKFVGKLLLAALVSITIYGCSNKFWDPTQVGRFSAVPVEHVILESLGVSEEAASEYANAEPPTPEDAINVLGDYKLNPGDILRVTVYELLTEGEYYIGDFQVTESGQIFVPEVGPIDVLGLTERELEGVIKDILSPDILRKPAVTVQIGQSERRTFSIYGQGLISDRGGRYQLPRYDFRLKEAIALAGGVSEFNASYIYVTRYLSPAEITQMQENQARESDTKNDDVIRVEPVSQNSKGQVDENELVEMIAPSDRADDFGVVSFSDTSAAQNTVSAADSGEKVEWIFKDGKWVQVEDAEQAEDKAAETAEKAPQKSEQATQGVAQAEPEDEENIFEKIELKDVVPAAFEDEVEDTETYSRVIKVPFDKLNAGDPRYNIIIKPGDVINVPVDSIGECVVMGNVNYQGYVPMTGRPMTLMQAVAAAGGLGPLASPKNVEVRRRVGEDREEIVQVNLKKISEGIQPDFYIKQDDTINVGTDATAYWKAVLRNSFRATYGFGLIYDRNFSEEYYTGRNISDW comes from the coding sequence ATGAAAAAATTTGTTGGTAAGCTTCTTTTAGCAGCATTAGTTTCGATAACTATTTATGGTTGCAGTAACAAGTTCTGGGATCCCACGCAGGTTGGACGTTTCAGTGCGGTTCCGGTAGAGCACGTTATACTTGAGAGTCTTGGTGTCTCTGAGGAGGCTGCCTCTGAGTACGCAAACGCAGAGCCCCCGACTCCTGAAGATGCTATAAACGTTCTGGGTGACTACAAACTCAACCCCGGTGATATTTTGAGGGTTACAGTGTACGAGCTGCTTACAGAGGGCGAGTATTATATAGGAGATTTCCAGGTAACCGAATCCGGTCAGATTTTCGTTCCAGAGGTCGGGCCCATTGATGTTCTTGGTCTTACAGAGAGAGAGCTTGAGGGTGTCATCAAAGATATACTTTCGCCGGATATCCTGAGAAAACCTGCCGTGACCGTGCAGATCGGTCAGTCCGAGCGCAGGACTTTCTCAATCTACGGTCAGGGTCTGATCAGCGACCGCGGCGGCCGTTATCAGCTGCCCAGGTACGATTTCCGTCTCAAAGAGGCAATTGCTCTGGCCGGCGGAGTTTCTGAATTTAACGCATCTTATATATATGTAACCAGATATCTAAGCCCCGCCGAAATAACCCAGATGCAGGAAAATCAGGCCCGCGAATCTGATACTAAAAATGACGATGTCATTCGTGTTGAGCCTGTCTCACAAAATTCAAAGGGTCAGGTTGACGAGAATGAACTCGTAGAGATGATTGCTCCTTCTGACAGGGCAGATGATTTTGGCGTGGTATCATTCTCTGATACATCCGCTGCACAAAACACTGTTTCTGCCGCTGACAGCGGGGAAAAGGTGGAATGGATCTTCAAGGACGGCAAATGGGTTCAGGTTGAAGATGCAGAGCAGGCCGAAGATAAAGCCGCCGAGACGGCTGAAAAAGCCCCCCAGAAGAGCGAACAGGCAACTCAAGGTGTTGCTCAGGCTGAGCCTGAAGATGAAGAAAATATCTTTGAAAAAATCGAGCTAAAAGATGTAGTACCCGCAGCGTTCGAGGACGAGGTTGAGGACACAGAGACCTATTCCCGCGTTATCAAGGTGCCGTTTGACAAACTGAACGCCGGTGACCCCCGTTACAATATTATAATAAAACCCGGCGATGTTATCAATGTGCCGGTTGATTCTATCGGTGAGTGTGTCGTTATGGGTAATGTTAATTACCAGGGTTATGTCCCTATGACAGGCAGGCCGATGACGCTTATGCAGGCAGTTGCTGCCGCGGGCGGGCTCGGGCCGCTGGCTTCTCCTAAAAATGTAGAGGTAAGACGCCGCGTAGGCGAAGACCGTGAGGAAATCGTTCAGGTTAATCTCAAGAAGATATCTGAAGGAATCCAGCCGGACTTCTATATCAAGCAGGACGATACTATTAATGTCGGAACAGACGCGACCGCTTACTGGAAGGCCGTCTTGAGAAATTCTTTCAGAGCGACTTACGGTTTCGGCCTCATCTACGACAGGAATTTTTCGGAAGAGTATTACACTGGCAGAAATATCAGTGACTGGTAA
- a CDS encoding GumC family protein, protein MNNTTNMPISARNYGRPAGQGDAGVELTPKDILSIIRRRLVLIIIFIILGTALGVGGFILANMFIPSYTATSYIRVLPPGDTNPMDFGQGTTEREAYYLFRQTKASYIRQESLFRNLIMQDDIRETSWFSDFVGAGGAVNEQEILGYLDKNLSVVAQRETELITVSFKCGDARESAAIVNKLVDLYLRDQLERATSSHREKLVQARTQEQSLRADLRAAQESLQQIRKTNPELAEFQDTSMASSSVRHSIKVRRDSVEVRLSELESQISNVEAQIATLEARSIGDFDEVVRRQVETDAIAVNARQTIIALRPQLARVKAKLGSEHRTVQQIQDQIQQAERELEDRVNYIAELTRQADLQNSEDLRVYLVSQLEDYKRQAQETLVQQKELDELRAEYEQYLDIREKRIESIDDIERYIRDLSLVLNDPTSSKLELIATAQVPLGPSFPKLIVFGPGGFILGALIGFGLAFLIELSSNKFKQPSDLTRQLNVNLLGYICHSDSDEDVEDINTAEVFAKAPLSMTSELYRQLKANLTLSGSFDGKIVSVTSPNAKEGKTSVAVNLVMAMAAEGKKTLLVDTNFRRPSTVKLFEGAEGSGLSGLLLGKAAFDSVVRKSGVDNLDVVDSGTLPSNPSELLSGPAMDEFLKKASEIYDYIVLDSAPTFVSDGKVVATKADAALMVINSQTTAKASAKTALNELMKVQANVIGAVLVAVKPVKGGDLTDMFDTYQEYQTVELARA, encoded by the coding sequence ATGAACAATACAACAAACATGCCGATCTCGGCAAGAAACTACGGCAGGCCGGCCGGCCAGGGGGATGCCGGAGTAGAACTGACGCCCAAGGATATTCTTTCTATCATAAGGCGCAGACTGGTTTTAATAATCATCTTTATCATCTTAGGCACAGCGCTGGGTGTCGGCGGTTTTATTCTTGCAAATATGTTTATACCGTCATATACGGCAACGTCTTACATACGTGTTCTGCCTCCCGGTGATACAAACCCTATGGATTTCGGGCAGGGTACCACTGAAAGAGAAGCCTACTACCTCTTCCGTCAAACGAAGGCGAGTTACATCAGGCAGGAAAGTCTTTTCAGAAATCTTATCATGCAGGATGATATCCGTGAGACTTCATGGTTCAGCGATTTTGTTGGTGCCGGCGGTGCTGTTAATGAGCAAGAAATCTTAGGCTATTTAGATAAAAACTTAAGTGTTGTTGCGCAGAGAGAAACCGAGCTTATAACAGTTTCGTTTAAATGCGGCGATGCAAGAGAATCTGCGGCGATCGTTAACAAACTCGTTGACCTTTATCTGCGTGACCAGCTGGAGAGGGCAACGTCGTCTCACCGCGAAAAACTCGTTCAGGCACGTACGCAGGAGCAGTCACTAAGAGCAGACCTGCGTGCCGCGCAGGAATCACTGCAGCAGATTCGTAAGACAAACCCCGAACTCGCTGAGTTCCAGGACACCAGCATGGCCAGCAGTTCAGTCAGGCACAGTATAAAGGTTCGCCGTGACAGTGTTGAGGTAAGACTCAGTGAACTCGAGTCTCAGATCAGCAACGTTGAAGCCCAGATCGCTACTCTGGAGGCACGCTCTATCGGCGATTTCGATGAGGTAGTCCGCCGCCAGGTAGAAACTGACGCTATTGCCGTTAATGCACGCCAGACAATCATTGCTCTGCGTCCGCAGCTGGCAAGAGTGAAAGCCAAGCTCGGCAGCGAGCACAGAACGGTTCAGCAGATACAGGATCAGATCCAACAGGCCGAAAGAGAACTTGAAGACCGTGTCAATTATATTGCGGAGCTTACCCGCCAGGCTGATCTTCAAAACAGTGAAGACCTTCGTGTGTACCTTGTAAGCCAGCTTGAAGATTACAAACGCCAGGCACAGGAAACCCTCGTACAGCAGAAAGAGCTTGATGAGCTTCGCGCAGAATACGAGCAGTACCTGGATATCCGTGAAAAGAGAATTGAATCGATCGATGATATTGAACGTTATATTCGTGACCTGAGCCTGGTATTGAACGACCCGACATCTTCCAAACTCGAGCTTATTGCCACGGCACAGGTGCCTCTTGGCCCCAGTTTCCCCAAGCTGATTGTATTCGGCCCCGGCGGATTCATACTTGGAGCATTGATAGGCTTCGGTCTGGCATTCCTGATCGAGCTTTCTTCCAACAAGTTTAAACAGCCTTCCGACCTTACACGTCAGCTCAATGTCAATCTGCTTGGCTACATCTGCCACAGTGACAGCGATGAGGATGTTGAGGATATCAATACGGCAGAGGTGTTTGCCAAAGCTCCGCTGTCAATGACAAGCGAGCTTTACCGTCAGCTTAAGGCTAATCTGACTTTGAGCGGTTCCTTTGACGGCAAAATCGTTTCGGTAACCAGTCCAAACGCAAAAGAAGGCAAGACCTCTGTAGCCGTGAATCTTGTGATGGCTATGGCGGCAGAGGGCAAGAAAACCCTGCTTGTTGATACAAACTTCCGCAGGCCCAGCACCGTTAAGCTCTTTGAGGGAGCCGAAGGCAGCGGCCTAAGCGGTCTGCTGCTTGGAAAGGCGGCCTTTGACTCTGTTGTCCGTAAATCCGGCGTGGATAATCTCGACGTGGTTGACAGCGGTACGCTGCCGTCTAACCCGTCCGAGCTGCTTTCAGGTCCCGCGATGGATGAATTCCTCAAGAAGGCATCTGAAATCTATGATTATATCGTTCTCGACAGCGCTCCGACGTTTGTCAGCGACGGTAAAGTTGTAGCAACCAAGGCTGATGCGGCTCTTATGGTTATTAACTCGCAAACAACAGCCAAGGCTTCGGCAAAAACTGCTCTTAACGAGCTGATGAAGGTTCAGGCTAATGTTATCGGTGCGGTTCTTGTTGCGGTTAAACCTGTTAAAGGCGGCGACCTGACAGATATGTTTGATACATATCAGGAGTACCAGACAGTCGAGCTTGCCAGAGCATAA
- a CDS encoding tetratricopeptide repeat protein, translating to MAKKSKKKLNIRVALIGIAVLGVIVMAGGMLYLRMTRNPEKHYERAVAAMESQDYDVARDAYGKAYAYSKSKEKKIELLYTMADLALLDVPADAQSGTEAKEADWPRAIQCWKNITVLDPSDIESRRKLLDFYYTMADFGQESLWKQVGDTSKEIIDTQEKNNQPISPSVEKKRAWSLIRQVQTGDVPDRELYLEEARGRLEKLIESNPEDMDLYKYMANLEIEQGKLDEASGKLNALANSRQAALDVLDAAIEAYPENVQAYINRLDMKFSLIQGNIEGYKRLSAEYDDLVEKFPQSPEAHFNTAFYYQLDLRTIDKAKDHIDKAMSLSPDNVEYIKQATFIYYKKSRLDKDPELLEEAIRLAIKGLGLPESQDVVGPYEARNRTNKYTFSSYLSKYYIEIAVEAREQDDEQKAARYLELAQKYINNIEQILPVADNPVNIKWRGFVELAKGNRDEAIRNLYDAYQKTSVTENPDVDVAYALARLFIDTQYVGATSQFLSEAIKAHVVQNGKPDAVLDYAQVLIRLGAPGDVLSVLEDYEGVFGSGHEKFNRIKIQACIAGGFFEDAAKILDSADFDKVTAKRYELALISAQVNALVKQAQIDEEGAIDDETLRKSLERVDQILVDILREGEDVDLNVVTALVNYYFRNDMDKARTLLNTYLEYNPESIDALVMLGRSELDNPINPTPEELEDVFAQSVEKIDGDIDKAMAWAQYYQSRGMDQEVIDVLMPFLDDAGERKGAIAGIIFDTATKMDNLELAQQMTDLARQENFDRAGGDFFAAQLALKKKDYNDALRRIDSVLAKRPIFPVAYVTRSLAKSALEDYQGSVEDAQTAYRQNPLNTEAARHLALVLVQRNDRLGQIVTQNQKEEAERALVNAIRLNPNNTQLQGLYAHIAFEDKPFEAFNIRKKLYEADPSAQNAETVADMAVLIARQETDSQTVSSMLEYAEKVYKDAVDRYPDNVGLLDKYAQLLQTTGRSNEAEEILGGNEKIMWKVYLRQEKFTQAKEILDKLYAIDPTNPEILEGLINVAKHENNQADVIKYTDEIIAVNKNQDTRLMQIQAFLDIGMLDEAETKLNAYKQEYPDEQRGRLLEVLMLLRRGDFNSAFSAISMAVDTNRDNPLAWRIKAQIETLMGDYNQAVSSLVRSKTLNADVRASVELARAYARADRVSQAINELRSLIQASSVPDSVYMVLEELYVKQGSDSELMNYYREMIEKFPESNFWSNRLAQSLLRTGKPQQALEIYKANWQDSEEKDVTAFQGYLNSLIGLEDYNAVIELTDKYADGPLASICNAYSAEAKFKSGNEAAAFEDYADAVESAAGDENITNQLISMIARVASKDGLERFYKQYIENSEAFAQNVFKYNYLRVNGRLKDSVEALDKCIELAAGNEAAVVNLKATKASTIQMLMREEHSQEYFDEAVEIYEELLDRTPNNASLLNNYAYLLAGNESTREKSLEIAKKAYALAPTVGTILDTYGYALLKNGQNRKALQMFIQAIQMVEADTTNVSPELYEHLGEANAALEQNEEAIAAYQRALDLGRNYYNESQREAIEQTLRKLNNP from the coding sequence ATGGCAAAAAAAAGTAAAAAGAAATTAAATATTCGTGTGGCTTTGATTGGTATTGCCGTTCTGGGTGTCATTGTAATGGCCGGCGGAATGCTGTATCTGAGGATGACCCGCAACCCCGAAAAGCATTATGAACGCGCTGTGGCGGCTATGGAATCGCAGGATTATGATGTTGCCCGGGATGCATACGGCAAGGCCTATGCCTATTCAAAATCCAAAGAGAAAAAGATCGAGCTTTTATACACCATGGCGGATTTGGCGCTGCTTGATGTCCCGGCCGATGCCCAAAGCGGCACAGAAGCCAAAGAGGCGGACTGGCCCCGTGCAATCCAATGCTGGAAAAACATAACAGTCCTTGACCCTTCGGACATAGAATCACGCCGGAAGCTGCTTGATTTTTATTACACCATGGCAGATTTTGGCCAGGAAAGCCTCTGGAAGCAGGTTGGCGACACATCCAAAGAGATAATCGATACCCAGGAAAAAAACAATCAGCCGATAAGTCCTTCTGTCGAGAAGAAAAGAGCATGGTCATTGATTCGCCAGGTTCAAACCGGTGATGTTCCGGACAGAGAGCTTTATCTTGAAGAGGCCCGCGGGCGTCTGGAGAAACTTATTGAGTCCAATCCGGAGGACATGGATCTTTATAAGTATATGGCGAATCTTGAGATAGAGCAGGGCAAGCTCGACGAGGCGTCTGGTAAGCTAAATGCCCTGGCCAATTCACGCCAGGCGGCGCTTGATGTTCTTGACGCGGCTATTGAGGCCTATCCTGAAAATGTTCAGGCTTACATCAACAGGCTTGACATGAAATTTTCATTGATACAGGGTAATATTGAAGGTTACAAGAGGCTAAGCGCTGAATATGATGATCTTGTGGAGAAATTTCCCCAGAGCCCCGAGGCCCATTTCAATACGGCGTTTTATTATCAGCTTGACCTGAGGACGATTGACAAGGCTAAGGATCATATTGACAAAGCAATGTCGCTTTCGCCTGATAATGTTGAATATATTAAACAGGCGACTTTCATATATTATAAAAAGTCCAGACTCGATAAAGACCCTGAGCTGCTTGAAGAAGCGATTCGTCTGGCTATAAAAGGTCTCGGTCTGCCTGAATCCCAGGACGTTGTGGGGCCGTACGAGGCGAGAAACAGAACGAATAAGTACACTTTCTCAAGTTACCTTTCAAAATATTATATAGAGATAGCCGTAGAGGCCCGTGAACAAGATGATGAGCAAAAGGCAGCCAGATATCTGGAGCTGGCCCAGAAATACATAAACAACATAGAACAGATACTGCCTGTTGCAGACAATCCGGTAAATATTAAATGGCGGGGGTTTGTTGAGCTGGCAAAGGGCAACCGTGATGAAGCGATACGCAATCTTTACGATGCCTACCAGAAGACATCAGTAACTGAAAACCCTGATGTGGATGTTGCTTATGCGCTGGCGAGGCTCTTTATTGATACCCAGTATGTCGGGGCGACTTCTCAGTTTCTATCTGAAGCGATAAAGGCGCATGTCGTGCAGAACGGCAAGCCTGACGCGGTTCTGGATTATGCCCAGGTGCTGATACGGCTTGGTGCTCCCGGTGATGTTCTCAGCGTACTTGAGGATTATGAGGGTGTCTTCGGCAGCGGGCATGAAAAATTCAACAGGATCAAGATACAGGCCTGCATTGCCGGCGGTTTCTTTGAAGATGCCGCGAAAATCCTTGATAGTGCTGACTTTGACAAGGTTACCGCCAAGAGGTACGAGCTGGCTCTGATATCTGCACAGGTAAATGCGCTGGTCAAACAGGCTCAAATTGATGAGGAAGGCGCTATTGACGATGAAACCCTCCGCAAAAGCCTTGAAAGGGTTGATCAGATTTTAGTTGATATCCTTAGAGAGGGTGAAGATGTAGATTTAAATGTGGTTACCGCGCTGGTAAATTACTATTTCAGAAATGATATGGACAAGGCACGCACCCTTCTGAACACATACCTTGAATATAATCCCGAATCAATCGATGCCCTCGTGATGCTCGGCCGCAGCGAGCTGGATAATCCAATAAATCCTACGCCCGAAGAGCTCGAAGATGTTTTTGCCCAAAGTGTGGAGAAAATCGATGGCGATATTGACAAGGCGATGGCATGGGCGCAGTACTACCAATCAAGAGGAATGGATCAGGAGGTAATCGATGTTCTGATGCCGTTTCTTGATGACGCGGGCGAGAGAAAGGGCGCGATTGCCGGAATTATATTTGATACCGCTACAAAAATGGACAATCTTGAGCTTGCCCAGCAGATGACGGATCTGGCACGTCAGGAAAATTTTGACCGGGCGGGCGGAGACTTCTTCGCAGCGCAGCTTGCACTCAAGAAAAAAGACTACAACGATGCCCTTAGAAGGATAGATTCGGTACTTGCCAAACGGCCTATATTCCCCGTTGCCTATGTTACAAGGAGCCTGGCAAAGTCGGCTCTGGAAGACTACCAGGGCTCGGTCGAGGATGCCCAGACCGCGTACCGCCAGAATCCGCTCAATACCGAAGCCGCCAGACACCTTGCTTTGGTGCTGGTTCAGCGAAATGACAGACTTGGACAGATTGTAACGCAAAACCAGAAAGAAGAAGCGGAAAGAGCCCTTGTAAACGCCATTAGGCTCAACCCGAATAATACACAGCTCCAGGGCTTATACGCACACATCGCTTTTGAAGATAAACCCTTTGAAGCGTTTAATATACGCAAAAAACTCTACGAGGCCGATCCAAGTGCCCAAAACGCCGAAACTGTTGCGGATATGGCAGTCCTTATCGCAAGGCAGGAGACAGACTCTCAAACCGTTTCAAGTATGCTTGAGTATGCCGAAAAGGTTTATAAGGACGCGGTAGATAGATATCCGGACAATGTCGGCCTGCTGGATAAATACGCCCAGCTTCTCCAGACAACCGGAAGATCGAATGAGGCAGAGGAAATTCTCGGCGGCAACGAAAAGATTATGTGGAAAGTGTACCTGAGGCAGGAGAAATTTACCCAGGCCAAAGAGATACTTGATAAGCTCTATGCCATTGACCCGACAAACCCCGAAATCCTTGAGGGGCTTATCAACGTTGCCAAACATGAAAATAACCAGGCTGACGTTATCAAATACACAGATGAGATTATCGCAGTAAACAAAAATCAGGATACGCGTCTGATGCAGATTCAGGCATTTCTGGATATTGGTATGCTTGACGAAGCCGAAACTAAGCTCAATGCTTATAAACAGGAGTATCCTGATGAGCAGAGAGGGCGTTTGCTTGAGGTTCTGATGCTTCTTCGCCGCGGCGATTTTAACAGCGCTTTCAGCGCGATATCAATGGCGGTTGACACCAACAGGGACAACCCCCTTGCATGGCGTATAAAGGCGCAGATAGAAACGCTTATGGGTGATTACAACCAGGCGGTCTCCAGCCTTGTCAGGAGCAAAACCCTGAATGCTGATGTTCGGGCAAGTGTTGAACTTGCAAGAGCTTATGCACGGGCCGACAGGGTTTCGCAGGCTATAAACGAGCTTAGGTCGCTTATACAGGCCTCATCAGTTCCGGACAGCGTATATATGGTGCTTGAAGAACTGTACGTAAAACAGGGCAGCGACAGCGAGTTAATGAATTATTACCGTGAAATGATCGAGAAATTCCCCGAAAGCAATTTCTGGTCGAACAGACTTGCCCAGTCGCTGCTGAGAACCGGAAAACCCCAGCAAGCCCTGGAGATTTATAAGGCTAACTGGCAGGATTCAGAGGAAAAAGATGTCACGGCTTTCCAGGGGTATTTAAACTCATTGATCGGACTGGAAGATTACAACGCGGTTATAGAGCTGACAGACAAGTATGCCGACGGTCCGCTTGCCTCAATCTGTAATGCCTATTCAGCCGAGGCGAAGTTTAAATCAGGCAATGAAGCGGCTGCATTTGAAGACTACGCCGACGCGGTTGAATCTGCCGCCGGTGATGAGAACATTACAAATCAGCTAATTAGCATGATTGCAAGGGTTGCCTCAAAGGACGGATTAGAAAGATTTTACAAACAGTATATCGAGAATTCTGAAGCATTTGCTCAGAATGTGTTCAAGTACAACTACCTTCGTGTCAATGGCAGGCTTAAAGACTCGGTTGAAGCCCTGGATAAGTGCATTGAGCTTGCTGCGGGGAACGAAGCTGCAGTCGTAAACCTCAAAGCCACAAAGGCATCAACAATCCAGATGCTTATGCGTGAAGAGCATTCTCAAGAGTATTTTGATGAAGCTGTAGAAATATATGAAGAGCTTCTCGACCGAACCCCCAATAACGCATCTCTTCTGAACAACTATGCTTATCTGCTTGCAGGAAATGAGAGCACCAGGGAAAAATCTCTCGAAATAGCCAAGAAAGCCTACGCCCTGGCTCCTACCGTCGGGACTATTCTGGACACATACGGTTACGCGTTGCTGAAGAATGGCCAAAATAGAAAGGCCCTTCAGATGTTTATTCAGGCTATCCAGATGGTTGAAGCAGATACAACTAACGTTTCGCCAGAGCTTTACGAACATTTAGGCGAGGCTAATGCTGCACTTGAGCAAAATGAAGAAGCCATAGCGGCTTATCAGAGGGCCCTCGATCTGGGGCGGAATTACTACAATGAGTCCCAAAGGGAGGCGATAGAGCAGACCTTGAGAAAATTGAATAATCCATAA
- the ruvX gene encoding Holliday junction resolvase RuvX, whose product MRYLAIDYGDKRSGLAVCDAGETIVTPLKVLQTDGALLKHIIKVIEDEAAEAVVVGLPLNMDGTEGGQAAKVRDFVSQLSAKTGLKVFLHDERLTSFEAEDILGPAQMSWRKRKKILDAVAAAVILKSFISSSSD is encoded by the coding sequence ATGAGGTATTTAGCGATAGATTACGGTGATAAGCGCAGCGGCCTTGCCGTCTGTGATGCGGGTGAGACGATAGTGACCCCGCTGAAGGTTCTACAGACCGACGGGGCGCTTTTGAAACATATTATAAAGGTGATTGAGGACGAGGCGGCCGAGGCGGTTGTCGTGGGTCTGCCGCTTAACATGGATGGCACAGAGGGCGGCCAGGCAGCGAAAGTCAGGGATTTCGTTTCGCAACTTTCAGCCAAAACGGGACTTAAAGTTTTTCTCCATGACGAGCGTCTTACAAGTTTCGAGGCCGAGGATATTCTCGGTCCGGCGCAGATGAGCTGGAGAAAACGAAAGAAAATACTTGATGCCGTCGCCGCGGCGGTGATACTTAAAAGTTTTATATCGTCCAGTTCCGATTGA